In Micromonospora sp. WMMD980, the following are encoded in one genomic region:
- a CDS encoding GPP34 family phosphoprotein — protein MDGLLLTDELVLLAYDDGGVNRLGRPHLDYGLAGAVLLELALARRVEVADKRLVVTDPSPTGVPLLDEALATVGSGRPRKPKDWVGKLAKGLPDRVLDGLVGAGVLRRESERVLLVFPRTRYPSPTGAEPVAETAARQRMTAALVGDGPVDARTAALLTLTRAVGLDRKLFRELPKERVKARLTEIATGDWASAAVKKAIDEMQAAVILATTVASTTAITAGN, from the coding sequence ATGGACGGCCTGCTGCTCACCGACGAACTCGTCCTGCTCGCCTACGACGACGGCGGCGTCAACCGGCTCGGCCGCCCGCACCTCGACTACGGCCTCGCCGGGGCGGTGCTGCTGGAGCTGGCCCTGGCCCGACGGGTGGAGGTGGCGGACAAGCGGCTGGTGGTGACCGACCCGAGCCCGACCGGCGTGCCGCTGCTCGACGAGGCGCTGGCCACCGTCGGCTCCGGCCGGCCGCGCAAGCCGAAGGACTGGGTCGGCAAGCTGGCCAAGGGCCTGCCGGACCGGGTCCTCGACGGGCTGGTCGGCGCGGGGGTGCTGCGCCGGGAGTCCGAGCGGGTGCTGCTCGTCTTCCCGCGTACCCGCTATCCCTCGCCGACCGGCGCGGAGCCGGTGGCGGAGACGGCGGCCCGGCAGCGGATGACCGCCGCGCTGGTCGGCGACGGGCCGGTCGACGCGCGGACCGCCGCGCTGCTCACCCTCACCCGGGCCGTCGGCCTGGACCGCAAGCTCTTCCGGGAGCTGCCGAAGGAGCGGGTCAAGGCCCGGTTGACCGAGATCGCCACCGGCGACTGGGCGTCCGCCGCCGTGAAGAAGGCGATCGACGAGATGCAGGCCGCGGTGATCCTCGCCACCACGGTGGCCAGCACGACGGCGATCACCGCCGGTAACTGA
- a CDS encoding (Fe-S)-binding protein, translating into MGSVQIVTTILAAAITAVAVWLAVRAVAKMTAVIRLGQPAPERFGGKGARATKMLVETAGHTRMLKWSVVGAAHWFVMVGFVVLSLLVLEAYFEVVTPGGGLPIVGHWTIFGLVTEWIGILGLVGIVVLMAIRLRNRPNRPESRSRFTGSTMWQGYFVEWVVLLVLIFGFVIRGFKVATDHFEYPVWATPLSHAVGSVLPDWSAGVSVAALIKIMISMTWLIVISLNVTMGVAWHRFLAFPNIFFKRDPEKPAGSGLGPLRPMTSEGKPLDFEEADPEKDQFGVAQVEQFTWKGLLDFSTCTECGRCQSQCPAWNTGKPLSPKLLVLSLRDHAYAKAPYLLAGGGKDLTGEERGTEEQLAGVDVLAMAEADRPLIGTAEEGGVIDPDVLWSCTTCGACVEQCPVDIEHVDHIVDMRRYQVLIESSFPSEAGVMLRNLENKGNPWGAPQNTREDWTKGLGFEVPRVGEVEDFEYLFWVGCAGAFEDRAKKTTRAVATLLNEAGVSFAILGEGETCSGDPARRIGNEFVFQMLAQQNVETLNEAFEGREKAKRKIVATCPHCFNTLGNEYGQLGGEFEVVHHTQLLAHLVSAGKLTPVQPVDGGVTYHDPCYLGRHNRIFAAPREVLGDSIQGELTEMPRNSERSFCCGAGGARMWMEEKIGKRINVDRVEEAMSTGAKTIAVGCPFCSTMLNDGVNGKGAGEDVEVVDVASVLLRSVKPEAPAGEPETAPAAG; encoded by the coding sequence ATGGGCAGCGTCCAGATCGTCACCACGATCCTCGCGGCCGCCATCACCGCCGTTGCGGTGTGGCTAGCGGTACGTGCGGTCGCGAAGATGACCGCCGTCATCCGGCTCGGCCAGCCCGCGCCCGAGCGCTTCGGCGGCAAGGGTGCGCGCGCGACGAAGATGCTGGTGGAGACCGCCGGCCACACCCGCATGCTGAAGTGGAGCGTGGTCGGGGCCGCGCACTGGTTCGTGATGGTCGGCTTCGTCGTGCTGTCCTTGCTGGTGCTGGAGGCGTACTTCGAGGTGGTCACGCCGGGCGGCGGGCTGCCGATCGTCGGGCACTGGACGATCTTCGGCCTGGTCACCGAGTGGATCGGCATTCTGGGCCTGGTCGGCATCGTGGTGCTGATGGCGATCCGGCTGCGTAACCGCCCCAACCGGCCGGAGAGCCGCTCCCGGTTCACCGGCTCCACCATGTGGCAGGGCTACTTCGTCGAGTGGGTCGTGCTGCTGGTCCTGATCTTCGGGTTCGTCATCCGCGGCTTCAAGGTCGCCACCGACCACTTCGAGTACCCGGTCTGGGCCACCCCGCTGAGCCACGCGGTCGGCTCGGTGCTGCCGGACTGGTCGGCCGGCGTCAGCGTGGCCGCACTCATCAAGATCATGATCTCGATGACCTGGCTCATCGTGATCTCGCTGAACGTCACCATGGGCGTCGCCTGGCACCGCTTCCTGGCCTTCCCCAACATCTTCTTCAAGCGTGACCCGGAGAAGCCGGCCGGATCCGGCCTGGGCCCGCTGCGCCCGATGACCAGCGAGGGCAAGCCGCTCGACTTCGAGGAGGCCGACCCCGAGAAGGACCAGTTCGGTGTCGCCCAGGTCGAGCAGTTCACCTGGAAGGGCCTGCTCGACTTCAGCACCTGCACCGAGTGCGGCCGCTGCCAGTCGCAGTGCCCGGCCTGGAACACCGGCAAGCCGCTGTCGCCGAAGCTGCTGGTGCTGAGCCTGCGTGACCACGCGTACGCGAAGGCGCCCTACCTGCTGGCCGGCGGCGGCAAGGACCTGACCGGCGAGGAGAGGGGCACCGAGGAGCAGTTGGCCGGCGTGGACGTGCTGGCCATGGCCGAGGCCGACCGCCCGCTGATCGGCACCGCCGAGGAGGGTGGCGTCATCGACCCGGACGTGCTCTGGTCCTGCACCACCTGCGGCGCCTGCGTCGAGCAGTGCCCGGTGGACATCGAGCACGTCGACCACATCGTCGACATGCGCCGCTACCAGGTGCTGATCGAGTCGAGCTTCCCCTCCGAGGCCGGCGTGATGCTGCGCAACCTGGAGAACAAGGGCAACCCGTGGGGCGCGCCGCAGAACACCCGCGAGGACTGGACCAAGGGGCTCGGCTTCGAGGTCCCCCGGGTCGGCGAGGTCGAGGACTTCGAATACCTGTTCTGGGTGGGCTGCGCCGGCGCGTTCGAGGACCGGGCCAAGAAGACCACCCGGGCCGTCGCCACCCTGCTGAACGAGGCGGGCGTCAGCTTCGCCATCCTCGGCGAGGGCGAGACCTGCTCCGGTGACCCGGCCCGCCGGATCGGCAACGAGTTCGTCTTCCAGATGCTGGCCCAGCAGAACGTCGAGACGCTCAACGAGGCGTTCGAGGGCCGGGAGAAGGCGAAGCGGAAGATCGTGGCCACCTGCCCGCACTGCTTCAACACGCTCGGCAACGAGTACGGCCAGCTCGGCGGCGAGTTCGAGGTCGTGCACCACACCCAGTTGCTGGCTCACCTGGTCAGCGCGGGCAAGCTCACCCCGGTGCAGCCGGTTGACGGCGGCGTCACCTACCACGACCCCTGCTACCTGGGCCGGCACAACCGGATCTTCGCCGCGCCGCGCGAGGTGCTCGGTGACTCCATCCAGGGCGAGCTGACCGAGATGCCGCGCAACAGCGAGCGCTCCTTCTGCTGCGGTGCCGGTGGCGCCCGGATGTGGATGGAGGAGAAGATCGGCAAGCGGATCAACGTGGACCGGGTCGAGGAGGCCATGTCCACCGGGGCGAAGACGATCGCGGTCGGCTGCCCGTTCTGCTCGACGATGCTCAACGACGGTGTGAACGGCAAGGGAGCCGGCGAGGACGTCGAAGTGGTCGACGTCGCGAGCGTGCTGCTGCGCTCGGTCAAGCCGGAGGCCCCGGCGGGCGAGCCGGAGACCGCGCCGGCGGCCGGCTGA
- a CDS encoding cell division protein CrgA, with amino-acid sequence MPKSQVRKKKVYTPPTDVRPTATASTRKPSPIWLPVTAVALIVVGIGWLVLYYLSEQAYPVASWGYWNLAVGFGAMVSSLILLSRWR; translated from the coding sequence GTGCCCAAGTCTCAGGTCCGCAAGAAGAAGGTGTACACCCCGCCGACGGACGTGCGTCCGACGGCGACGGCGTCGACGCGCAAGCCTAGCCCGATCTGGCTGCCGGTCACGGCCGTCGCGCTGATCGTGGTCGGTATCGGATGGCTGGTGCTCTACTACCTCTCCGAGCAGGCCTACCCGGTCGCCTCGTGGGGCTACTGGAACCTCGCGGTGGGCTTCGGCGCGATGGTCTCGTCGCTGATCCTGCTCTCCCGCTGGCGCTGA
- a CDS encoding DUF881 domain-containing protein, translated as MEYTSGAASWQKALRRAAAGLLPRRARQRRPGWSIGVPLIAAAAGLLFTTTATTAGGTSLREDRRPQLTQLIEDRREQVAASEAKAARLRDEVEQQTEALAGTDGPVKTQRDRAAASRQAAGFTALTGTGVTIELNDANWGPGQPLPKGASNDDLVVHQGDVQAVVNALWAGGAEAMSIMNVRVLSTSAVRCVGNTLLLHGRVYSPPFKIVAIGDPAEFQRALAASEGVRVFKEVADHYQLGYREQVSTVTVPAFEDSTALQSATVPR; from the coding sequence GTGGAGTACACGTCCGGCGCCGCCTCCTGGCAGAAGGCTCTCCGCCGCGCGGCGGCGGGCCTGCTGCCCCGACGCGCGCGCCAGCGCCGCCCGGGCTGGTCGATCGGCGTGCCCCTGATCGCCGCCGCGGCCGGGCTCCTGTTCACCACCACCGCGACCACCGCCGGCGGCACCTCGCTGCGGGAGGACCGCCGTCCCCAGCTCACCCAACTGATCGAGGACCGACGTGAGCAGGTGGCGGCGAGCGAGGCCAAGGCCGCCCGGCTGCGCGACGAGGTCGAGCAGCAGACCGAGGCGCTGGCCGGCACCGACGGGCCGGTGAAGACGCAGCGGGACCGGGCCGCCGCGAGCCGGCAGGCCGCCGGGTTCACCGCGCTCACCGGCACCGGGGTCACCATCGAGCTGAACGACGCCAACTGGGGGCCCGGCCAGCCGCTCCCCAAGGGCGCCAGCAACGACGACCTCGTCGTGCACCAGGGCGACGTGCAGGCGGTGGTGAACGCGCTCTGGGCCGGCGGCGCGGAAGCCATGTCAATCATGAACGTCCGCGTGCTCAGCACCAGCGCGGTACGCTGCGTCGGTAACACCCTGCTGCTGCACGGCCGGGTTTACTCCCCTCCTTTCAAGATCGTGGCCATCGGCGATCCCGCCGAGTTTCAGCGGGCGCTCGCCGCCTCTGAGGGAGTCCGGGTGTTCAAGGAAGTAGCCGACCACTACCAGCTCGGCTACCGCGAGCAGGTCTCCACCGTCACCGTGCCGGCGTTCGAGGATTCCACCGCGCTGCAGTCCGCGACGGTGCCGAGGTGA
- a CDS encoding class E sortase: MPDRRTHPADNGMPDRRSGPDRAAAPGRPGSAAGRGGGVRPAAPGDGPTHFIPPVTERSARRADAAERRPGGSRSGGPTGRGPDGPAPADPGATAVLPAVTRPPADPRLDATGLMGAVPPVPDTGDDGTEPPAEPPRPRRGERVVQLRPEQTGEGYKSVYSELTRPTTGSRVRRLVRGTGELLITFGLVVLLFAGYEIWGKSVIVDAHQSDLSGQLAQEWAADPTVGPTTGPSTKPKPPAEGKPVAGLYLPKLDKHWVVVEGVTPDDIRYAPGHYPDSAMPGQVGNFSVAGHRIRSTFWRLDELKTDDAIVVETKTEWLVYRVYQQRIVKPSQVEVVAPVPGKPGSRATEKLLTLTTCNPKFDNYQRLIIHARFDHAQAKSAGRPAELEG, translated from the coding sequence ATGCCCGACCGCCGCACCCACCCGGCCGACAACGGCATGCCCGACCGCCGCTCCGGCCCGGATCGTGCCGCCGCGCCCGGCCGGCCCGGCTCCGCAGCGGGCCGAGGCGGTGGCGTGCGGCCGGCCGCGCCGGGTGACGGACCCACCCACTTCATCCCGCCGGTGACCGAACGATCCGCTCGGCGTGCCGACGCCGCCGAGCGGCGTCCCGGCGGATCCCGATCGGGTGGCCCGACCGGCCGCGGCCCGGACGGGCCCGCGCCGGCCGATCCCGGGGCGACCGCGGTGCTGCCCGCCGTCACGCGCCCGCCGGCTGATCCGCGGCTCGACGCCACCGGGCTGATGGGTGCGGTGCCCCCGGTGCCCGACACCGGCGACGACGGCACCGAGCCGCCCGCCGAGCCGCCGCGACCGCGGCGCGGCGAGCGGGTGGTGCAGCTCCGGCCGGAGCAGACCGGCGAGGGTTACAAGAGCGTCTACTCCGAGCTGACCCGCCCCACCACCGGCTCCCGGGTGCGCAGGCTCGTCCGGGGTACGGGGGAACTGCTCATCACGTTCGGCCTGGTGGTGCTCCTCTTCGCCGGCTACGAGATCTGGGGCAAGTCGGTCATCGTCGATGCCCACCAGAGCGACCTGAGCGGCCAGCTCGCCCAGGAGTGGGCGGCGGACCCGACGGTCGGGCCGACGACCGGCCCGAGCACGAAGCCGAAGCCGCCGGCCGAGGGAAAGCCCGTCGCCGGGCTCTACCTCCCGAAGCTCGACAAGCACTGGGTGGTGGTCGAGGGAGTCACCCCGGACGACATCAGGTACGCCCCCGGCCACTACCCGGACAGCGCCATGCCCGGCCAGGTGGGCAACTTCTCCGTCGCCGGGCACCGCATCCGCTCCACGTTCTGGCGGCTGGACGAGCTGAAGACGGACGACGCGATCGTGGTCGAGACCAAGACCGAATGGCTCGTCTACCGGGTCTACCAGCAGCGCATCGTCAAGCCGTCGCAGGTCGAGGTGGTCGCGCCGGTGCCGGGCAAGCCGGGCAGCCGAGCGACCGAGAAGCTGCTCACGCTGACCACCTGCAATCCCAAGTTCGACAACTACCAGCGGCTGATCATCCACGCCCGCTTCGACCACGCACAGGCGAAGTCGGCGGGCCGACCGGCCGAGCTGGAGGGCTGA
- a CDS encoding aminodeoxychorismate/anthranilate synthase component II, which yields MRVLVIDNYDSFVFNLVQYLGQLGVDCDVRRNDEIDVAEVGRVGAAGVLLSPGPGSPDRAGICLDVIREYAGKLPLFGVCLGHQAIGEAFGATVTRAPELLHGKTSEVRHQGVGVLAGLPDPFTATRYHSLAVLPETLPDELEVTGRTASGVVMAMRHRTLPIEGVQFHPESVLTEGGHLMLANWLAACGFPAALERAPELAAEVDARRRAAFATV from the coding sequence ATGCGCGTCCTGGTGATCGACAACTACGACTCGTTCGTCTTCAACCTGGTGCAATACCTGGGCCAACTCGGCGTGGACTGCGACGTCCGCCGCAACGACGAGATCGACGTGGCCGAGGTCGGCCGGGTCGGCGCGGCCGGGGTGCTGCTCTCGCCGGGGCCGGGCAGCCCGGACCGCGCCGGCATCTGTCTGGACGTGATCCGCGAGTACGCCGGTAAGCTCCCCCTCTTCGGCGTCTGCCTCGGCCACCAGGCAATCGGCGAGGCGTTCGGCGCCACCGTGACCCGCGCGCCGGAGCTGCTACACGGCAAGACCTCCGAGGTACGCCATCAGGGCGTCGGCGTGCTCGCCGGCCTGCCCGACCCGTTCACCGCCACCCGCTACCACTCACTCGCCGTGCTGCCCGAGACGCTCCCCGACGAGTTGGAGGTCACCGGTCGGACCGCCTCCGGCGTGGTGATGGCGATGCGGCACCGCACGCTGCCGATCGAGGGCGTCCAGTTCCACCCCGAGTCGGTGCTGACCGAGGGCGGCCATCTGATGCTGGCGAACTGGCTCGCCGCCTGCGGCTTCCCGGCTGCGCTGGAGCGGGCCCCGGAGCTGGCCGCCGAGGTCGACGCGCGCCGCCGGGCCGCCTTCGCCACCGTCTGA
- the pknB gene encoding Stk1 family PASTA domain-containing Ser/Thr kinase, whose amino-acid sequence MTAQARLLGGRYQVGELLGYGGMAEVHRGRDLRLGRDVAIKMLRADLARDATFQMRFRREAQNAASLNHPAIVAVYDTGEETAPTGETLPFIVMEFVNGRTLKEVLGVEGRLQPRRALEICADMCAALEFSHRHGIIHRDIKPGNVMLTQTGQVKVMDFGIARALASGATTMTQTSAVIGTAQYLSPEQARGEAVDARSDVYAAGCVLFELLCGHPPFVGDSPVSVAYQHVREQPPTPSTINPDVNPAVDAIVLKALSKNPLNRYQSAGEMRADLLRAAAGRPVLATPVMPTEETMPMAAAAGGYQAAQQTQMMGPQTRQQAPARVGDPRKRKSSSWVIATFAALGVLAVIALGTALWLNQSGTEKVSVPQLVDRTQAEAQAALTQAGLRFVPGTQVKNAECKEGTVVGQSPPFGQRVEKDTAVTVQICAGPDNVTIPTDLEGGKYTAVKAQLENMGLRVARKDVSSSESAGQVVKVSPKGGTTVKPNSEVTLEVSKGDITKVPDVRGFTEDQAKKRLKEAGYDVRVVEGEQVDPAQAGKVSGQNPSAGKDLAKGEQVTIEVDVPLPEETPSATPSATPSATPTTPGGGGGGFPFPTVPPARSNG is encoded by the coding sequence ATGACAGCGCAGGCCCGCCTGCTCGGTGGCAGGTACCAGGTCGGCGAGCTGCTCGGCTACGGCGGCATGGCGGAGGTGCACCGCGGCCGCGATCTCCGGCTCGGGCGGGACGTCGCGATCAAGATGCTCCGTGCCGACCTGGCCCGCGACGCCACCTTCCAGATGCGGTTTCGTCGGGAGGCGCAGAACGCCGCCTCGCTCAACCACCCGGCCATCGTCGCGGTCTACGACACCGGCGAGGAGACCGCGCCCACCGGCGAGACGCTTCCGTTCATCGTGATGGAGTTCGTCAACGGGCGGACCCTCAAGGAGGTCCTCGGCGTCGAGGGGCGGCTCCAGCCGCGCCGGGCGCTGGAGATCTGCGCCGACATGTGCGCGGCGCTGGAGTTCAGCCACCGGCACGGCATCATCCACCGGGACATCAAGCCCGGCAACGTGATGCTCACCCAGACCGGCCAGGTCAAGGTGATGGACTTCGGCATCGCCCGGGCGCTGGCCAGCGGCGCCACCACGATGACGCAGACCAGCGCGGTCATCGGCACGGCGCAGTACCTCTCCCCCGAGCAGGCGCGCGGCGAGGCGGTCGACGCCCGGTCCGACGTCTACGCGGCCGGGTGCGTGCTGTTCGAGCTGCTCTGCGGGCACCCGCCGTTCGTCGGGGACAGCCCGGTCAGCGTCGCCTACCAGCACGTGCGGGAGCAGCCGCCGACGCCGAGCACGATCAACCCGGACGTCAACCCCGCGGTCGACGCCATCGTGCTCAAGGCGCTCTCCAAGAACCCGCTCAACCGCTACCAGAGCGCCGGCGAGATGCGGGCGGACCTGCTCCGCGCCGCCGCCGGCCGGCCGGTGCTGGCCACCCCGGTGATGCCGACCGAGGAGACCATGCCGATGGCGGCCGCAGCGGGCGGCTACCAGGCGGCGCAGCAGACCCAGATGATGGGCCCGCAGACCCGGCAGCAGGCGCCGGCCCGGGTCGGTGACCCGCGCAAGCGCAAGAGTTCCTCCTGGGTCATCGCCACGTTCGCCGCGCTCGGCGTGCTCGCGGTGATCGCGTTGGGCACCGCGCTCTGGCTCAACCAGTCCGGCACCGAGAAGGTCTCCGTGCCGCAGTTGGTGGACCGTACGCAGGCGGAGGCGCAGGCCGCGCTCACCCAGGCCGGGCTGCGCTTCGTGCCCGGCACCCAGGTCAAGAACGCCGAGTGCAAGGAAGGCACCGTGGTCGGGCAGAGCCCGCCGTTCGGCCAGCGGGTGGAGAAGGACACCGCCGTCACGGTGCAGATCTGCGCCGGCCCGGACAACGTCACCATCCCGACGGACCTGGAGGGTGGCAAGTACACGGCTGTGAAGGCGCAGCTTGAAAATATGGGGCTGAGAGTCGCTCGCAAGGACGTCAGCAGCAGCGAATCCGCGGGGCAGGTCGTCAAGGTGTCACCCAAGGGCGGCACCACGGTGAAGCCGAACAGCGAGGTGACCCTTGAGGTGTCCAAGGGCGACATCACCAAGGTGCCGGACGTTCGCGGCTTCACCGAGGATCAGGCGAAGAAGCGGCTGAAGGAAGCCGGCTACGACGTCCGGGTGGTCGAGGGTGAACAGGTCGACCCGGCCCAGGCGGGCAAGGTGAGCGGCCAGAACCCGTCCGCCGGCAAGGACCTGGCCAAGGGTGAGCAGGTCACGATCGAGGTCGACGTGCCGCTGCCCGAGGAAACCCCCAGCGCCACGCCGAGCGCGACCCCCAGCGCGACGCCGACCACACCGGGCGGCGGAGGTGGCGGCTTCCCGTTCCCGACCGTCCCGCCGGCGCGCAGCAACGGCTGA
- a CDS encoding serine/threonine-protein kinase, with protein sequence MLSPGVQLGNRYRLDERIASGGMGDVWRGTDQVLGRTVAVKSLLPALLDEPGFAERFRGEARTMATINHPGVVDVYDFGSDQQIAFLVMEYVEGDALSATLGRVGRLTPARTMALLAQAADALHAAHEKGIVHRDVKPGNLLVRPNGTLVLTDFGIARSELVGQLTAAGSVLGTASYISPEQATGAVATPASDVYALGVVAYQCLAGRRPFEGDNPLEIAMKHVRDTPRALPGDIPPQVRAIVERAMAKDPKARWPSAAALASVARQAKLALSQQARGGRPISGVPASPAAPAARAQVPTAAPRPQPPRPPVTPARPPVGPRPTMVAHPAPQARPPVGPRGAAPIPQPRPPHNPLGYARPPAGPPQAPPRRSRSGLWTTAILVAVLVILCSGVISFWYRKYAAGAAGAPGSASVSVTSGAVRAYGGDYPVRASYRREVRLQPAGGGSTTSEGRETR encoded by the coding sequence GTGCTCAGCCCGGGGGTGCAGCTCGGCAACCGCTACCGGCTCGACGAGCGGATCGCCAGCGGTGGCATGGGCGACGTGTGGCGCGGCACCGATCAGGTGCTGGGCCGGACGGTCGCGGTCAAGAGCCTGCTTCCCGCGCTACTCGACGAGCCGGGCTTCGCCGAGCGGTTCCGCGGCGAGGCCCGGACCATGGCCACCATCAACCATCCGGGCGTGGTCGACGTCTACGACTTCGGCAGCGACCAGCAGATCGCGTTCCTGGTGATGGAGTACGTGGAGGGCGACGCGCTCTCCGCCACGCTCGGCCGGGTCGGCCGGCTCACCCCGGCCCGCACCATGGCGCTGCTGGCCCAGGCCGCCGACGCGTTGCACGCGGCGCACGAGAAGGGCATCGTGCACCGCGACGTGAAGCCCGGCAACCTGCTGGTCCGGCCGAACGGCACGCTGGTGCTCACCGACTTCGGCATCGCCCGCTCGGAGTTGGTCGGCCAGCTCACCGCAGCCGGCTCGGTGCTGGGCACCGCGTCCTACATCTCGCCCGAGCAGGCCACCGGCGCGGTCGCCACGCCCGCCTCGGACGTCTACGCGCTCGGCGTGGTCGCCTACCAGTGCCTGGCCGGTCGGCGCCCCTTCGAGGGGGACAATCCCCTCGAGATCGCCATGAAGCACGTCCGGGACACCCCGAGGGCTCTACCCGGAGACATCCCGCCGCAGGTGCGGGCCATCGTCGAGCGCGCCATGGCGAAGGATCCGAAGGCCCGCTGGCCCAGCGCCGCCGCGTTGGCGAGCGTCGCCCGACAGGCCAAGCTCGCGCTTTCCCAGCAGGCGCGCGGCGGTCGCCCGATCTCCGGCGTACCCGCCTCGCCGGCCGCGCCCGCCGCGCGGGCGCAGGTGCCGACCGCGGCGCCCCGCCCGCAGCCGCCGCGACCCCCGGTGACACCGGCCCGCCCACCGGTCGGGCCGCGCCCGACCATGGTCGCGCATCCCGCCCCGCAGGCCCGCCCGCCGGTGGGGCCGCGCGGCGCGGCGCCCATTCCGCAACCACGCCCCCCGCACAACCCCCTGGGGTACGCTCGCCCGCCGGCCGGGCCGCCGCAGGCGCCGCCCCGCCGCTCGCGCTCCGGGCTCTGGACCACCGCGATCCTGGTGGCCGTGCTGGTCATCCTCTGTTCGGGCGTGATCTCGTTCTGGTACCGGAAGTACGCGGCCGGCGCCGCCGGCGCACCCGGTTCCGCAAGTGTGAGCGTGACCTCCGGCGCGGTGCGGGCGTACGGGGGCGACTATCCGGTCCGCGCGTCGTACCGTCGTGAGGTACGCCTCCAGCCGGCCGGCGGCGGTTCGACGACGAGCGAAGGACGAGAGACGCGATGA
- a CDS encoding penicillin-binding transpeptidase domain-containing protein yields MNAPLRRVGVVVMILFGLLFANLNWIQAYKADEYRTSDYNGRVQVAEYDRKRGNIEVGGTAYALSKETGGELKYLRTYPEGEMYAHVLGWKPVNGSASGIERVENDFLAGTSDALIANRIKDMFTGDETGGGNVLLTLSKRAQETAFKQLNNNEVGAKKGAAIAIDPRTGAVQALVSMPSFDPNPLASHSSTEADRAYNALEKDKDRPLANRALAEVLPPGSTFKIVMAAAALENGIGQQTQIPAGASYTPPTSGSPIKNAAPSICPESQVTLREAVTESCNTGFAQLGVRLGADKVKEKARQFGFEQEDLTVGQNGEGGLPVAASRTGDMQNPDGSTDPAALAQSSIGQNNVRMTPLQGALIAAAVANDGSQMRPYLVKQLLGPDRTTVYDAAKPRELRRPVSSQVASDLRSMMQNVVKEGTGRRADIDGYVVGGKTGTAQSGPDTPDHGWFIGFALDRNGTPLSAVCVELEQAGSGGSAEAARIAGRIMAAAIADSGRR; encoded by the coding sequence GTGAACGCACCCCTGCGCCGTGTCGGTGTCGTCGTGATGATCCTGTTCGGGTTGCTCTTCGCCAACCTCAACTGGATCCAGGCCTACAAGGCCGACGAATACCGCACCAGCGACTACAACGGCCGCGTCCAGGTCGCCGAGTACGACCGCAAGCGCGGCAACATCGAGGTCGGCGGGACCGCCTACGCGTTGAGCAAGGAGACCGGCGGCGAGCTGAAGTACCTGCGCACCTACCCCGAGGGCGAGATGTACGCGCACGTGCTCGGCTGGAAGCCGGTCAACGGCAGCGCGAGCGGCATCGAGCGGGTGGAGAACGACTTCCTCGCCGGCACCAGTGACGCGCTCATCGCCAACCGGATCAAGGACATGTTCACCGGTGACGAGACCGGTGGTGGCAACGTGCTGCTGACGCTCTCCAAGCGGGCCCAGGAGACGGCGTTCAAGCAGCTCAACAACAACGAGGTCGGGGCGAAGAAGGGCGCGGCGATCGCGATCGACCCGCGTACCGGCGCGGTGCAGGCGCTGGTGTCGATGCCGAGCTTCGACCCGAACCCGCTGGCGAGCCACTCCAGCACGGAGGCCGACCGGGCCTACAACGCGCTGGAGAAGGACAAGGACCGGCCGCTTGCCAACCGGGCGCTGGCCGAGGTGCTGCCGCCCGGCTCCACCTTCAAGATCGTCATGGCCGCGGCGGCGCTGGAGAACGGCATCGGCCAGCAGACCCAGATCCCGGCCGGTGCGAGCTACACCCCGCCGACCTCCGGGTCGCCGATCAAGAACGCGGCGCCGTCGATCTGCCCCGAGTCGCAGGTGACCCTGCGGGAGGCGGTGACCGAGTCCTGCAACACCGGCTTCGCGCAGCTCGGCGTGCGCCTCGGCGCGGACAAGGTGAAGGAGAAGGCGCGGCAGTTCGGCTTCGAGCAGGAGGACCTCACGGTCGGCCAGAACGGCGAGGGCGGCCTGCCGGTGGCGGCCAGCCGCACCGGCGACATGCAGAACCCGGACGGCAGCACCGACCCGGCCGCGCTGGCCCAGTCGTCGATCGGCCAGAACAACGTGCGGATGACGCCGTTGCAGGGCGCGCTGATCGCCGCCGCGGTGGCGAACGACGGCAGCCAGATGCGCCCCTACCTGGTCAAGCAGTTGCTCGGGCCGGACCGCACCACGGTCTACGACGCGGCCAAGCCGCGCGAGCTGCGCCGCCCGGTCAGCAGCCAGGTCGCCTCCGATCTGCGGTCGATGATGCAGAACGTGGTGAAGGAGGGCACCGGCCGCCGGGCCGACATCGACGGCTACGTGGTCGGTGGCAAGACCGGCACCGCCCAGTCCGGCCCGGACACGCCCGACCACGGCTGGTTCATCGGCTTCGCACTCGACAGGAACGGCACCCCGCTCTCCGCCGTCTGCGTGGAGCTGGAGCAGGCCGGCAGCGGGGGCAGCGCCGAGGCGGCCCGGATCGCCGGGCGGATCATGGCGGCGGCCATCGCGGACTCCGGGAGGCGCTGA